AACATATTCGCACCTTGAAGGAAGATGGTTATGTAATTGAATCATCACGGAAAAAGGGGTATCTCCTACGGCAGGCTTCCGATTTTCTTCTTGCAGATGAAATTCTGGAAGGGCTGAACACCAACGTCTTCGGCAAGAGCGGTATCGTTTATTTCGGGGAAACAGACTCAACGAATGTCAAGGCAAAGTTTCTAGCGAGCGATGGCGCTCCTGAAGGAACATTGATTGTCGCGGAGAAGCAGACACGGGGAAGGGGGAGAAGAGGAAGAAGTTGGTTTTCACCCCCCGGCGAGGGGATCTATACCTCCATTATTTTAAGGCCGCCAATATCCCCGAATGAGGCGCCCAAACTGACCTTGATGGCATCGGTTGCGGTGGCTGAAACCCTGCTTTCCATGACGTCGTTAAACGTCAACATTAAATGGCCCAATGACATACTTGTCAACGGCAGGAAGATTGCGGGCATTCTGACGGAAATCAGCACAGAAATGGACAGAATCGATTACGTGGTCGTCGGTGTCGGCCTGAATGTAAACACACCGCATGAAAATCTTCCCCCCGATATCAGAAACACAGCGACTTCTGTTCTTATGGAAACAGGCAAACCCTTCCCCAGGATTGTCCTCCTTCGTGCATATCTGGAGTGGCTTGAAATATATTATGAAACATTCATGACCAAAGGCTTTGATCCTGTTATGAA
Above is a genomic segment from Deltaproteobacteria bacterium containing:
- a CDS encoding biotin--[acetyl-CoA-carboxylase] ligase, with product MSDAMSTKQQLLIHLKGGKGTWVSGEALAHKMAISRSAIWKHIRTLKEDGYVIESSRKKGYLLRQASDFLLADEILEGLNTNVFGKSGIVYFGETDSTNVKAKFLASDGAPEGTLIVAEKQTRGRGRRGRSWFSPPGEGIYTSIILRPPISPNEAPKLTLMASVAVAETLLSMTSLNVNIKWPNDILVNGRKIAGILTEISTEMDRIDYVVVGVGLNVNTPHENLPPDIRNTATSVLMETGKPFPRIVLLRAYLEWLEIYYETFMTKGFDPVMKRWKHLSDIIGRRIRVDLIDRVRIGEVMDADKDGFLILRDDEGTLERIISGDVTFFGGEV